Proteins encoded in a region of the Myxococcales bacterium genome:
- a CDS encoding alkene reductase, whose amino-acid sequence MLFDPTTLAGLPLKNRLVMAPMTRSRAVESNSPNALMAEYYGQRAGAGLIVTEGTSPSPNGLGYPRIPGLYSEAQVAGWKLVTEAVHSKGGKIFAQLMHTGRVSAELNLPAGGEIVGPTDVACPGEMYTDAAGMKPHGKPRAMESADIERAVAEHVTASKNALRAGFDGVEVHGANGYLIEQFLNANVNTRVDGYGGSAEGRNRFALEVVRAVADAIGRDRVGIRLSPYGAFNATGGFEGVDAQFTDLAKALGALGVAYLHLVDHSSMGAPPVSADLKAALRGAFGGAFILSGGYDAARAEADLAEKKGDLVAFGRPFLANPDFVERARRGAEITPPDMGTFYTPGPKGYTDYPTL is encoded by the coding sequence ATGCTCTTCGACCCCACCACGCTCGCTGGCCTCCCCCTGAAGAACCGCCTCGTGATGGCGCCCATGACCCGCTCGCGCGCCGTCGAGAGCAACTCGCCGAACGCGCTGATGGCGGAGTATTACGGGCAGCGCGCGGGCGCGGGCCTCATCGTCACCGAGGGCACCTCCCCCTCACCGAATGGCCTCGGCTACCCGCGCATCCCCGGCCTCTACTCCGAAGCGCAGGTCGCGGGCTGGAAGCTCGTGACCGAGGCCGTTCACTCGAAGGGCGGGAAGATCTTCGCCCAGCTCATGCACACAGGTCGCGTCTCCGCGGAGCTCAACCTTCCCGCCGGGGGCGAGATCGTGGGTCCGACCGACGTGGCTTGCCCAGGCGAAATGTACACCGACGCGGCGGGAATGAAGCCCCATGGCAAGCCGCGGGCCATGGAGTCTGCGGACATCGAGCGCGCGGTCGCGGAGCACGTGACCGCCTCCAAGAACGCCCTCCGGGCGGGCTTCGACGGTGTCGAGGTCCACGGCGCAAATGGCTACTTGATCGAGCAGTTCTTGAACGCCAACGTGAACACCCGGGTCGACGGCTACGGCGGCTCGGCCGAGGGCCGCAATAGGTTCGCGCTCGAGGTGGTTCGGGCCGTGGCCGACGCCATTGGCAGAGACAGAGTTGGCATTCGACTGTCGCCGTATGGCGCCTTCAACGCCACGGGCGGGTTCGAGGGAGTCGACGCTCAGTTCACCGACCTGGCGAAGGCCCTCGGCGCGCTCGGCGTCGCGTACTTGCACCTCGTCGATCATTCGTCGATGGGCGCCCCGCCCGTCTCCGCCGACCTGAAGGCCGCGCTCCGCGGCGCGTTCGGCGGCGCGTTCATTCTCTCCGGTGGCTACGACGCCGCCCGCGCCGAGGCCGATCTCGCCGAGAAGAAGGGTGACCTCGTCGCCTTCGGGCGCCCGTTCCTCGCCAATCCCGACTTCGTCGAGCGCGCGAGGAGGGGCGCCGAGATCACCCCCCCCGACATGGGCACGTTCTACACGCCGGGTCCGAAGGGCTACACCGACTACCCCACGCTCTAG
- a CDS encoding cytochrome P450, which produces MSIDELPVVPGGNVLGHVHLFQDDRLRFLRTVGETGPLSRLRFLHRWVVMASAPETAHAVLVEHAKSFEKSPGIRVLLHELAGDGLFTSEGDLWKKQRRLMSPLFHAQPLAGYAPTMSDVARRALAEVADGERVDLSRLTTRIAMGVVAATLFGAESAGDADDIGHALTVALKWVDGQMASSYLTLQITLIELLEKLQPVVPAPLASVQAKLEEALRDPILLPGRRDPELVAAVQRLDTYVQALIDDRRASPQERVDLLTKLLLVRDVEGGRTEGMSDKQVRDEANTLFVAGHETTANALAWSFSLLGRHPEALARAQAEADAFGPEGPTSYEPERLAYTTRVFREALRLYPPVVLLPRRTLEPVEIAGVALPERTIVFVNPYGLHMSADVWPEPDRFDPDRFLPEREATRHKSAWLPFGVGPRVCIGNHFAMMEGPLVLATLLRRARFELPTQPIEADAFATLRPKGGVPAVVHHRERERRSTSPEAR; this is translated from the coding sequence ATGTCCATCGACGAGCTCCCCGTGGTGCCCGGCGGCAACGTCCTCGGTCACGTGCACCTCTTTCAGGACGACCGGCTGCGCTTCCTGCGCACGGTGGGCGAGACCGGCCCCCTCTCGAGGCTGCGCTTCCTGCACCGGTGGGTCGTGATGGCGAGCGCCCCCGAGACCGCGCACGCGGTGCTCGTCGAGCACGCGAAATCGTTCGAAAAGTCGCCAGGGATCCGGGTGCTCTTGCACGAGCTCGCGGGCGACGGGCTCTTCACGAGCGAGGGCGACCTCTGGAAGAAGCAGCGCCGCCTCATGTCGCCGCTCTTTCACGCGCAGCCGCTGGCCGGCTACGCCCCGACGATGAGCGACGTCGCCCGCCGGGCGCTCGCCGAGGTGGCCGATGGCGAGCGGGTCGATCTGTCGCGCCTCACCACCCGCATCGCGATGGGCGTCGTGGCCGCCACGCTCTTCGGCGCCGAGAGCGCGGGCGACGCCGACGACATCGGCCACGCGCTCACCGTGGCGCTCAAGTGGGTCGACGGTCAAATGGCGTCGAGCTACCTCACGCTTCAGATCACCCTCATCGAGCTGCTCGAGAAGCTCCAGCCCGTCGTGCCCGCGCCGCTCGCCTCGGTGCAGGCCAAGCTCGAGGAGGCGCTGCGTGACCCCATCTTGCTCCCGGGCCGCCGGGATCCTGAGCTCGTCGCGGCCGTGCAGCGCCTCGACACCTACGTGCAGGCGCTCATCGACGATCGCCGCGCGAGCCCGCAGGAGCGCGTCGATCTCCTCACGAAGCTGCTCCTCGTCCGCGACGTCGAGGGCGGCCGCACCGAGGGCATGAGCGACAAGCAGGTGCGCGACGAGGCGAACACGCTGTTCGTCGCGGGACACGAGACCACGGCCAACGCGCTGGCCTGGTCGTTCTCCCTCCTCGGCCGGCACCCCGAGGCGCTCGCCCGCGCGCAGGCCGAGGCCGACGCCTTCGGCCCCGAGGGGCCCACATCGTACGAGCCCGAGCGGCTGGCGTACACGACGCGCGTGTTCCGCGAGGCGCTGCGCCTCTACCCGCCGGTCGTGCTGCTGCCCCGCCGGACCCTCGAGCCTGTCGAGATCGCGGGCGTCGCGCTGCCGGAGCGGACGATCGTGTTCGTGAACCCCTACGGGTTGCACATGTCCGCCGACGTGTGGCCCGAACCCGACCGCTTCGACCCCGATCGCTTCTTGCCCGAGCGCGAGGCCACGCGGCACAAGTCGGCGTGGCTGCCGTTCGGCGTGGGACCGCGCGTGTGCATCGGAAACCACTTCGCGATGATGGAGGGCCCGCTGGTCCTCGCGACGCTCCTCCGACGCGCGCGCTTCGAGCTGCCTACGCAGCCCATCGAGGCCGACGCGTTCGCGACGCTGCGCCCCAAGGGCGGCGTGCCCGCGGTCGTGCACCACCGCGAGCGTGAGCGGCGGTCCACCTCACCCGAAGCAAGATGA